From the genome of Athalia rosae chromosome 3, iyAthRosa1.1, whole genome shotgun sequence:
ATCTGCTCTGCGTtacccacctacctatacaATACCTCTGCCTCACACGCACAACCGTCGCTCGTGTTCGTACACAACTCGTGCGCCTGTACACCTTGCGTAACACACGTCTACGCCGTTTGATAACTCGATCGCTATACACATACACCTCGTTTTTGCCGTCAGTGAGGAAGGCAGCCGACGAGGAGGCTCTGAGGAAGGCGGAAGAGTACCTCGCGAGGCAGGCGGAGGAGGCGAGGTGagcgaatcgatcgatatgggaGAATGAAggaagagaattgaaaataaaaaaaaaaaaaaagaaactgggaTTTTCTACGACGTCGAAATTGTTACAGACTGGAGGAAGAGAGGAGGCTGATCGCGGAGGAAGAACGTCTGCGGCTCGAACGTGAGGAAGAAGAGGCGCGATTGGTTCTGCAGAAGGCGCAAGACGAAGCTCGTCTCGCGGAAATAGAGGAGCAAGAGAGGAGGGCGGCGGAGAGGAGGGAGgcggaggaaaaagaggaagcgGCTCGTTTGGAGGAAGAAAGAATAGCGGAAGAGGAAAGGTGAGCAATTCTTCCACGTGCGAAATTCGCCCTTTTTCCAACCGTAGAGTCGAACGTGGTATTCCGCACGCCGTTCTCGTGTATTTCGAGAATCCGAATCGGCGTGGCGCGGGTTGCACGCGAATGTGATCGGACGCTCCCGATTTCAGAGCGACTGCCCTGGCTGCGGAGGCTGCGGCGTTGATCGAGGAGGAGAGACAAGCGGCTATCAAGGCGTTGGAAGAGGAGcaaaagaaacgagaggaaGAGGAGCTTCTCGCGGCGGAGAACGCTGCTGCCGAGGCGGAAGGTACGGCGGGATCGCTTCCGGTCGAGGAGGCGGAGGCGACCGAGGAGACCCAACAAGAGCAAGAGGAGAAGCCCGTCGAAACGGTCGTCAACGAGGAGCCCGAGGTTTGAAAAAGTTCTTCGTTCGACGAACGCAATCTGCTGCTTGTGCTTGAACTTACGGTCGTTCGTCCGATTTGCCCAGATCGACGAGGTTGAGGTCGCCGAGGAGGACGAGGCGGTCTTGGACGAAAACGTCGTACAAGAACCCGTGGAGGTCGAGGCCGGCGACGGTCAACCGACGGACGAGGCGATCGTCCAGGTTACGGACGTCCCGCAGGTCGCCGAGGTCCCCTACGGTCCCGACGACAACATTTGGGGCGACAACGAAGACGCGTAaaagccccc
Proteins encoded in this window:
- the LOC105691828 gene encoding capping protein inhibiting regulator of actin dynamics-like isoform X6 translates to MVYESDFYTTRRPYSRPLASSYTVTFFDDETRRIRARADSLLRRIHVFVPRPSASDFHEDTDPERLLSDDYIRRLLGARKNVRKEIESASWYAAPEQRGLGKGNLACVEYVGGRPHSRRRPYFKLADLRPVDIQNDVNLLSFYSKNRQAAANASPAGHLTEREIRKARAVEPERIPTSDPVDTVPEEADPEKSGASLETPEAPEPAAAIELEEIVGKKKEKKEKRKDKEVRKAADEEALRKAEEYLARQAEEARLEEERRLIAEEERLRLEREEEEARLVLQKAQDEARLAEIEEQERRAAERREAEEKEEAARLEEERIAEEERATALAAEAAALIEEERQAAIKALEEEQKKREEEELLAAENAAAEAEGTAGSLPVEEAEATEETQQEQEEKPVETVVNEEPEIDEVEVAEEDEAVLDENVVQEPVEVEAGDGQPTDEAIVQVTDVPQVAEVPYGPDDNIWGDNEDA
- the LOC105691828 gene encoding inner centromere protein-like isoform X5, producing MVYESDFYTTRRPYSRPLASSYTVTGPTILPLSTVIQVSSYPHLPYRAHKRLVTFVHTPIHSVYHTGTPIPIRIHSRVRPSVLAAEYNRIRDLPRPSSRSYTERYLNSKDNIFFDDETRRIRARADSLLRRIHVFVPRPSASDFHEDTDPERLLSDDYIRRLLGARKNVRKEIESASWYAAPEQRGLGKGNLACVEYVGGRPHSRRRPYFKLADLRPVDIQNDVNLLSFYSKNRQAAANALRKAADEEALRKAEEYLARQAEEARLEEERRLIAEEERLRLEREEEEARLVLQKAQDEARLAEIEEQERRAAERREAEEKEEAARLEEERIAEEERATALAAEAAALIEEERQAAIKALEEEQKKREEEELLAAENAAAEAEGTAGSLPVEEAEATEETQQEQEEKPVETVVNEEPEIDEVEVAEEDEAVLDENVVQEPVEVEAGDGQPTDEAIVQVTDVPQVAEVPYGPDDNIWGDNEDA
- the LOC105691828 gene encoding capping protein inhibiting regulator of actin dynamics-like isoform X4, with translation MVYESDFYTTRRPYSRPLASSYTVTGPTILPLSTVIQFFDDETRRIRARADSLLRRIHVFVPRPSASDFHEDTDPERLLSDDYIRRLLGARKNVRKEIESASWYAAPEQRGLGKGNLACVEYVGGRPHSRRRPYFKLADLRPVDIQNDVNLLSFYSKNRQAAANASPAGHLTEREIRKARAVEPERIPTSDPVDTVPEEADPEKSGASLETPEAPEPAAAIELEEIVGKKKEKKEKRKDKEVRKAADEEALRKAEEYLARQAEEARLEEERRLIAEEERLRLEREEEEARLVLQKAQDEARLAEIEEQERRAAERREAEEKEEAARLEEERIAEEERATALAAEAAALIEEERQAAIKALEEEQKKREEEELLAAENAAAEAEGTAGSLPVEEAEATEETQQEQEEKPVETVVNEEPEIDEVEVAEEDEAVLDENVVQEPVEVEAGDGQPTDEAIVQVTDVPQVAEVPYGPDDNIWGDNEDA